A genomic stretch from Paraburkholderia dioscoreae includes:
- a CDS encoding tyrosine-type recombinase/integrase, translating to MNKSRTAPTQTLASGARAWAWPLRIPAYDRGDALTAAEQRILIYGFSGAMRTERKASVILNQLAGVGRLLTPINDALAVVDGEGGCGDRVKVILLHQCARQETSFWAWDDTVWREMIGTSQRSLALANHVITCAGGEREALIAVAYLLQCLNDTSCFKGLKRAALAEKVFGKDHVTATLKRVTDIAAKWGYRSSNKLLMSMVAELLLMNRQPDLESLTAELIEEARVRWCDSIPRSCLFFLLTRALTGLGIVLDEPKVRDTVDREFMHAAGIANIASDWVTMVEQWEATSTLTARSRRQFRSRILKAGRWMKDRHPEITRADQWTRETAAEYVAAVDRMRVGDYVWNTAVLSGKSGKPIAARSKKALLDSMRCFFADAQEWEWIPRRFDSSRAFATPRSVKSLIGPSPRTIADDLWAKLLWAGLNLTLSDLPLHGSAASGSDNLHGSRRCTGGYYPLEMMRALSIVWLFAGLRSDEIVRLRVGCARKEPLAGNLGEHCWMLDVPVHKTGTAFSKPIDAVVGEAVLTWERVRPVQPLAVDNKTGEQVEFLFSYRAKMIPHNYLNRHLIPTLCRKAGIPAADARGQISSHRARSTIASQLFNAREPMTLFELQAWLGHRSPVTTQHYVAFTPTKLAKAYSEAQYFQRNLRMMEVLIDRQAIDERSTDQPWRYYDLGHGLCSYEFFDQCPHRMACARCDFYVPKESTRAELLASKAGMIRMLQEIPLTDEERDAVDGDQEAVERLLRRLDATPAPDGSIRPKR from the coding sequence ATGAACAAATCTCGTACCGCGCCCACTCAGACGCTAGCCTCCGGTGCCCGTGCTTGGGCCTGGCCATTGCGAATCCCCGCCTATGATCGCGGCGACGCTTTGACGGCTGCAGAGCAGCGAATACTGATATACGGGTTTTCAGGGGCGATGCGGACTGAACGCAAGGCAAGCGTGATACTCAACCAGTTGGCAGGGGTCGGGCGGTTGCTGACGCCGATCAACGACGCTCTTGCCGTGGTGGACGGCGAAGGCGGATGTGGCGATCGCGTCAAGGTGATACTTCTTCATCAGTGTGCTCGGCAAGAGACTTCATTCTGGGCATGGGACGACACCGTCTGGCGCGAGATGATAGGGACAAGCCAACGTTCGCTTGCGTTGGCCAACCACGTAATAACTTGCGCTGGTGGTGAGCGAGAGGCGTTGATCGCCGTCGCCTATCTACTCCAATGTCTTAACGACACTTCCTGTTTCAAGGGGTTGAAACGGGCTGCCCTGGCAGAAAAGGTTTTCGGCAAGGACCATGTTACTGCCACGTTGAAGCGGGTGACAGATATCGCGGCGAAGTGGGGTTATCGAAGTTCCAACAAACTGCTGATGAGCATGGTTGCCGAGCTCCTGCTCATGAACAGACAGCCGGACCTTGAATCCCTGACCGCCGAGCTCATCGAGGAAGCTCGTGTGCGCTGGTGCGACTCGATTCCGCGCAGTTGCCTGTTCTTCCTGCTGACACGCGCCCTGACGGGGCTAGGGATAGTCTTAGATGAGCCCAAGGTGCGCGATACCGTTGACAGGGAATTCATGCATGCGGCGGGGATCGCAAATATTGCCTCGGATTGGGTCACGATGGTGGAGCAATGGGAGGCGACCAGCACACTGACAGCACGCAGCCGCCGGCAGTTTCGAAGCAGGATTCTGAAGGCTGGTCGCTGGATGAAAGACCGGCATCCCGAGATCACCCGCGCCGATCAGTGGACGCGGGAAACGGCAGCAGAATATGTCGCCGCCGTGGACCGGATGCGTGTCGGAGACTATGTGTGGAACACTGCCGTTTTGAGCGGCAAATCTGGCAAACCGATCGCAGCGCGCTCCAAAAAAGCGCTGCTCGATTCGATGCGGTGCTTTTTCGCAGATGCTCAAGAGTGGGAATGGATACCGCGTCGCTTTGATTCGTCTCGCGCGTTCGCGACACCCCGTTCGGTGAAATCACTCATAGGGCCTTCGCCGCGCACTATTGCCGATGATCTATGGGCCAAGCTTCTCTGGGCGGGGCTGAATCTGACGTTGAGTGATCTTCCCCTGCACGGCAGCGCAGCTTCTGGCAGCGACAATCTGCATGGGAGTCGTCGCTGCACTGGCGGTTACTATCCACTCGAGATGATGCGGGCATTGAGCATCGTATGGCTCTTCGCCGGATTACGTAGCGACGAAATCGTACGACTGCGAGTTGGCTGCGCGCGGAAGGAACCGTTGGCAGGAAATCTGGGTGAGCACTGCTGGATGCTCGATGTTCCGGTACACAAGACTGGAACAGCGTTTTCCAAGCCAATCGACGCCGTCGTTGGGGAAGCAGTCCTGACTTGGGAACGAGTGCGCCCGGTCCAGCCGCTCGCCGTCGACAATAAGACTGGCGAGCAGGTTGAATTCCTGTTCTCGTATCGAGCGAAAATGATCCCGCATAACTACTTGAACCGGCATCTGATTCCCACGCTGTGCCGGAAGGCAGGCATCCCAGCCGCAGACGCACGTGGACAAATTAGCAGCCACCGCGCACGCTCGACCATTGCGAGCCAGCTCTTCAATGCCAGGGAACCGATGACCCTGTTCGAACTGCAGGCCTGGCTTGGTCATCGCTCCCCAGTCACCACGCAGCACTACGTGGCATTCACGCCCACGAAGCTGGCAAAAGCTTACTCGGAAGCGCAGTACTTCCAGCGGAACCTGAGGATGATGGAGGTGCTGATCGACCGGCAGGCTATAGATGAGCGGAGCACCGATCAGCCGTGGCGCTACTACGACCTGGGCCACGGATTGTGTTCGTATGAATTCTTTGATCAATGTCCCCACCGCATGGCCTGTGCACGGTGCGACTTCTACGTTCCGAAGGAATCGACCCGTGCCGAGCTGCTTGCATCGAAGGCCGGGATGATTCGGATGCTGCAGGAAATCCCGCTCACCGACGAGGAACGCGATGCGGTGGACGGTGACCAGGAGGCTGTCGAACGCCTTCTTCGACGCCTGGATGCGACACCGGCACCAGATGGTTCGATTCGGCCAAAGCGCTGA
- a CDS encoding tyrosine-type recombinase/integrase, with amino-acid sequence MGADSALVEPDWERYPLIASNCYARRWIDSCSSLGLARNTITAYMYAVEGFLRFGQEHGVDLRGTSHEVIARYIGEMRTRPRRSRPNETRTGSGGFLSNATLQQRITAVRLLFEFLIDEGLLRTNPVSRGRYTSSSRFGAGSERGLVQRFHKLPWIPTEEQWTTLLAAVRQEPMRNRCMLAFAYDAALRREELCRLRSSDLDPAHRLLRVRAETTKGRRERVVPYSETAAELLRDYLRHRPPGRDRHALFLSESPRNHGAPITLWTWSKVVRSIALRADVPAFSTHTLRHLCLTDLARSGWQLHEIARFAGHQSLETTRQYIHLSGQDLADRFAKTMRQIHAWRVEALAAVTDGQ; translated from the coding sequence ATGGGTGCAGACAGCGCTTTGGTCGAACCGGATTGGGAGCGATACCCGCTGATCGCTTCAAACTGTTACGCACGCCGGTGGATAGATAGTTGCTCATCGCTCGGCCTGGCAAGAAATACGATAACGGCATACATGTACGCGGTCGAAGGCTTCCTACGGTTTGGACAGGAGCATGGCGTTGACCTGCGTGGCACATCGCACGAAGTCATCGCACGATATATCGGAGAGATGCGCACCCGGCCGAGGCGATCGCGGCCCAATGAGACTCGGACCGGCTCAGGCGGTTTCTTATCGAATGCGACATTGCAGCAGCGTATTACTGCGGTCCGTTTGCTCTTCGAGTTTCTGATCGATGAAGGACTACTCAGGACCAATCCTGTCAGCCGCGGCCGCTACACATCATCCAGTCGCTTTGGCGCGGGCAGCGAACGAGGCCTCGTCCAGAGATTTCATAAGCTACCGTGGATTCCAACGGAAGAGCAGTGGACGACCCTGCTCGCCGCGGTTCGCCAAGAACCGATGCGAAACAGGTGCATGCTGGCATTTGCTTACGATGCAGCGCTTCGCCGGGAGGAGTTGTGTCGGCTTCGCAGCAGCGACCTCGATCCAGCGCACCGATTGCTGCGCGTCCGCGCCGAGACAACCAAGGGGCGACGCGAGCGAGTCGTGCCGTATTCGGAGACGGCAGCAGAACTGCTGCGTGACTACCTTCGGCACCGGCCACCAGGGCGAGATCGGCACGCCTTGTTCCTGTCTGAGTCACCTCGCAATCATGGAGCGCCAATCACGTTGTGGACGTGGTCCAAGGTTGTCCGATCCATAGCCCTCCGCGCCGACGTTCCGGCGTTTTCTACTCATACGCTTCGACATCTGTGTCTGACCGATCTTGCTCGATCGGGCTGGCAACTGCATGAAATCGCGCGATTTGCTGGCCATCAGAGTCTGGAGACGACGCGCCAATATATTCATCTGTCTGGACAGGATCTGGCAGATCGGTTCGCAAAGACAATGCGGCAGATCCATGCGTGGCGCGTGGAAGCTTTGGCGGCTGTTACTGATGGGCAGTAA
- a CDS encoding reverse transcriptase domain-containing protein: MMRATCKGGTCVDKAKPFSISKREVWEAYKQVKANRGAAGVDEQSMQEFEADLKNNLCRVWNRMSSGSYMPPPVLRADIPKAGGAGTRPLGIPTISDRIAQTVVKRYLEPLVEPVFHDDSNGYRPGRSAHRALDVARQRCWNYAWALDLDIKNFFGSIDWELMMRAVRRHTDCAWVLLYVERWLKAPVQMPDGTVMQPDKGTPQGGVSTPPTMLHTFLSCV, encoded by the coding sequence ATGATGCGGGCAACCTGCAAGGGGGGGACCTGCGTGGATAAAGCCAAGCCGTTTAGTATTTCCAAACGTGAGGTATGGGAAGCATACAAACAGGTAAAGGCCAACCGTGGGGCGGCGGGTGTGGACGAACAGTCGATGCAGGAATTCGAGGCGGATCTGAAGAATAATCTGTGCCGAGTCTGGAATCGGATGTCGTCCGGCAGTTACATGCCGCCACCGGTACTGCGGGCTGACATACCGAAAGCTGGGGGTGCGGGGACGAGGCCGTTGGGTATACCCACGATCTCTGATCGCATCGCTCAGACGGTGGTCAAGCGATATCTGGAACCGCTTGTGGAGCCTGTGTTTCACGACGATTCAAATGGATATCGCCCTGGGCGGTCTGCGCATCGGGCACTCGACGTGGCTCGGCAGCGATGCTGGAACTACGCCTGGGCGCTAGACCTCGACATCAAGAATTTCTTCGGTAGCATCGACTGGGAACTCATGATGCGAGCGGTGCGCCGCCACACGGACTGCGCATGGGTGCTGCTGTACGTCGAGCGCTGGCTCAAGGCCCCCGTGCAAATGCCAGATGGGACCGTGATGCAACCGGACAAGGGCACCCCGCAAGGCGGTGTCAGTACGCCGCCTACAATGTTGCATACTTTTCTCTCCTGCGTCTGA
- a CDS encoding site-specific integrase — protein sequence MRIRDLARTAVGNITAHGLSKVELDELNASAIRSIGTERAYRDVYIEYLHWLRDHQLPLDEAHTRGMMLEFLDDYAELHMQKSVNRAVQALQKIFSVALPSVESCVVPTVEGRAYSFSAVRSIVTNQSPKNGLSTLLCYDGGFRAHECITLRRPCGESPSVHRNWSHDRFVGRTDYELYLVDGKGGLVRAVALSIELARELEKYARPAPVTVRDREIDYISHYDIGGGQALSSSFSYASERALGYSHGVHGMRHSFAWNRLAALIPLVGPRRALEILAQELGHFRVSITLNYLVGG from the coding sequence ATGCGAATCCGTGACTTGGCACGAACGGCTGTCGGCAACATCACTGCGCACGGTCTCTCTAAAGTTGAACTCGACGAGCTGAATGCGAGCGCGATACGCTCGATCGGCACCGAGCGCGCATATCGAGACGTCTACATCGAATACCTACATTGGCTTCGTGACCATCAGCTTCCGCTCGACGAAGCACATACCCGCGGCATGATGCTCGAATTTCTGGATGACTATGCGGAACTGCACATGCAGAAATCCGTCAACCGCGCGGTGCAGGCGTTACAAAAGATTTTTTCGGTTGCTTTGCCGTCTGTTGAAAGTTGCGTCGTCCCGACTGTCGAGGGGCGTGCATACTCGTTCAGTGCGGTCCGCAGCATTGTCACCAATCAGTCTCCGAAAAACGGGTTGTCGACCTTGCTCTGTTACGACGGGGGATTTCGAGCTCACGAATGCATCACGTTGCGCAGACCATGCGGCGAGAGTCCGTCTGTCCATCGCAACTGGTCGCATGATCGTTTTGTTGGAAGGACGGATTACGAGCTTTATCTGGTAGATGGTAAGGGAGGCCTCGTGCGAGCAGTCGCACTCTCGATTGAACTCGCGCGTGAACTCGAGAAATATGCGAGGCCCGCACCTGTGACTGTGCGTGATCGGGAAATCGACTATATCAGTCACTACGATATCGGTGGCGGACAGGCACTTTCTTCTAGTTTCAGCTACGCGAGCGAGCGGGCACTGGGGTATAGCCATGGCGTGCATGGTATGCGGCACAGCTTTGCCTGGAACAGACTGGCTGCGCTCATTCCCCTCGTTGGTCCACGGCGCGCACTCGAGATACTGGCACAAGAGTTAGGCCACTTTCGCGTCTCGATCACGCTCAATTACTTGGTTGGTGGCTGA
- a CDS encoding ParM/StbA family protein: MKTKAAVEVGKGNTKTIASDENGAIKKFMFPSAVRLEAHGALSSFRASHEANHHELFPIIDGTPFCVSTRPNQKIPDHKRSAPNDDFQASKAHDALLASALHVTGLRRVDVLVVGAPIETYQKHASRLKTLVGTLDFGLGRMIEVARTLVLPQTFGSLLAAKNEHVLERDEHVNHCVIDPGYFSTDILTTKGLRIDDARSFGFAFGTAAVYQKIADMLSAELRMPVSDLDRIEYSLRSSAAYWVHGRNINLRPYLDKVEPHIEALVIDIYGRLGGTEDISSILLTGGGSALYERAVRKVFHSSRVTLMPDPIHANARGYLIAGQAAAL, encoded by the coding sequence ATGAAGACAAAAGCCGCGGTCGAAGTTGGTAAAGGAAATACAAAGACAATCGCCAGCGATGAAAATGGAGCTATCAAGAAGTTCATGTTCCCATCCGCAGTACGACTTGAAGCCCACGGAGCACTTTCCTCTTTCCGTGCAAGCCATGAAGCGAATCATCATGAACTTTTTCCGATTATCGACGGGACGCCGTTTTGCGTATCAACCAGACCAAACCAGAAGATCCCCGATCACAAAAGGTCGGCCCCCAATGACGATTTTCAGGCAAGCAAGGCCCACGACGCCTTGCTTGCCTCAGCCCTCCATGTCACTGGCCTTCGTCGCGTCGACGTCCTCGTCGTCGGCGCCCCGATCGAGACGTATCAAAAGCACGCATCGCGGTTGAAAACGCTCGTCGGGACGCTTGATTTTGGACTCGGCCGCATGATCGAAGTGGCTCGCACACTGGTCTTACCCCAAACGTTCGGCTCGCTGCTTGCGGCAAAGAATGAGCATGTCCTTGAGCGGGACGAGCACGTTAATCATTGTGTGATCGACCCTGGATACTTCTCTACAGATATCTTAACGACCAAAGGACTCCGTATCGATGATGCACGCAGCTTTGGATTCGCATTTGGAACGGCGGCCGTGTACCAGAAGATTGCAGATATGCTCTCTGCCGAGCTCCGCATGCCGGTCTCCGACCTTGACCGGATAGAGTATTCCCTCCGATCTTCAGCAGCTTACTGGGTGCACGGCCGCAACATCAATCTCCGTCCGTACCTAGACAAGGTCGAACCGCACATTGAAGCGCTCGTGATCGACATCTATGGACGACTGGGTGGCACCGAGGATATCTCGTCGATCTTACTTACGGGGGGAGGTAGCGCGCTCTATGAACGTGCCGTGCGCAAGGTGTTTCACTCCAGCCGTGTGACCCTAATGCCCGACCCGATTCACGCGAATGCTCGAGGCTACCTCATCGCCGGACAAGCAGCTGCGCTGTAG
- a CDS encoding excisionase, whose product MKIRLDEWLKREFDPPPAIRTARLWINAGKIYPAPVKIGRSYYVEQNAVFQDGTVRPRLAQRIPQ is encoded by the coding sequence ATGAAGATCAGGTTGGATGAGTGGCTGAAACGCGAGTTCGATCCGCCGCCGGCGATCCGCACCGCGCGACTTTGGATCAACGCGGGCAAGATCTATCCCGCACCCGTCAAGATCGGTCGCTCTTATTACGTCGAACAGAACGCGGTCTTTCAGGACGGCACGGTTCGCCCACGTCTCGCACAACGAATTCCACAATAA
- a CDS encoding phage integrase central domain-containing protein, giving the protein MAARPRIRRRANWPANMHEPRPGYYTWRDPRDGKTYVLGRIDLALAIFEAQEANAKAAAGKVTKSLAERLDTPRETIGDLLDRMPVGKAKPETVRHRKYVDSAIRDEIGKVLCADLTTKHVAGMLEKVEGRGKMQWAVHIRSRMRAVCRRGMALGWMDKNPADATDKAKVTVKRRRLTLPEFQAIYEKAPQVALWLQNAMLLALVSGQDRSTVARWERSFQQDGCAVLTRGKTGVRIAIPLELRLDVLGMSLADVIARCRSTGIVSKYLIHHIRPNVNAPKGSAIKIKTFTSKFKEARDLAGITGDDAPTFHEMRSLTKRLYMEQGGVDTKALLGHMTDAIADLYANSRGLEPLKVKISTR; this is encoded by the coding sequence ATGGCAGCACGACCACGTATCCGGCGCCGTGCCAACTGGCCGGCCAATATGCACGAACCACGCCCTGGCTATTACACCTGGCGCGACCCGCGCGATGGAAAGACGTACGTTCTCGGGCGCATCGATCTCGCTCTCGCGATCTTCGAAGCGCAGGAAGCGAATGCGAAGGCAGCCGCCGGCAAGGTAACTAAGAGCCTTGCGGAGCGCCTAGACACTCCGCGCGAGACAATCGGCGACCTGTTGGACAGGATGCCCGTCGGCAAGGCCAAGCCCGAGACCGTGCGCCATAGGAAGTACGTGGATTCAGCGATCCGCGACGAGATCGGAAAGGTACTGTGCGCCGATCTGACGACGAAACACGTCGCCGGCATGCTCGAGAAGGTCGAGGGGCGTGGGAAAATGCAGTGGGCAGTTCACATCCGCAGTCGCATGCGCGCAGTGTGTCGCCGCGGAATGGCGCTCGGGTGGATGGACAAGAACCCGGCCGACGCAACCGACAAGGCCAAGGTCACAGTGAAACGCCGCCGGCTCACGCTCCCGGAGTTCCAGGCGATCTATGAAAAGGCACCGCAGGTAGCGTTATGGCTGCAGAACGCCATGCTGCTGGCGCTCGTTTCCGGACAAGACCGGTCCACGGTGGCCCGCTGGGAGCGCAGCTTCCAACAAGACGGTTGTGCAGTCCTGACGCGCGGCAAGACGGGCGTCCGCATCGCGATTCCACTCGAGCTGCGGCTCGACGTACTGGGCATGTCGCTTGCCGACGTGATTGCTCGCTGCCGCTCGACAGGCATTGTCAGCAAATATCTTATCCATCACATCCGACCGAACGTCAACGCGCCCAAGGGCTCGGCGATCAAGATCAAGACCTTCACTTCGAAGTTCAAGGAAGCGCGCGACCTTGCCGGCATTACGGGCGACGACGCGCCGACCTTTCATGAAATGCGAAGTTTGACGAAGCGACTGTACATGGAACAGGGCGGCGTAGACACCAAAGCACTACTCGGGCATATGACTGACGCGATCGCTGACTTGTATGCAAATTCGCGTGGCCTTGAGCCTCTGAAGGTGAAGATCAGCACAAGGTGA
- a CDS encoding MFS transporter: MQATNLGGAQAVTPRPLGRSDYKTLGLAALGGALEFYDFIIFVFFAPAIGQLFFPAAMPDWLRQVQTFGIFAAGYLARPLGGIIMAHFGDLFGRKRMFTLSVLLMSVPTLMMGLLPTYTSIGVLAPVLLLLFRVMQGAAVGGEVPGAWVFVSEHVPQRHIGYACGTLTAGLTAGILLGSLIASAVNRNFAPAEISAYAWRIPFLVGGVFGMFSVYLRRWLHETPVFAELKQRKAIAAEVPLKAVLRDHGRAVIVSMLLTWMLSAAIVVVILMTPTLLQKQFHIAPATALLANCVATLCLTIGCVMAGSIAGRIGAGRTIFIGGLALAVTYYVMFQQLALDTSALVPLYAVAGLFVGVIGAIPFVMVKAFPPVVRFSGISFSYNVAYAVFGGLTPVAVSLMMKSNPMAAPMYVGAICILGALTTLFIKDSPQKR, translated from the coding sequence ATGCAAGCGACAAATCTGGGTGGAGCGCAGGCTGTCACCCCACGCCCTCTTGGGCGAAGCGATTACAAGACGCTCGGTCTCGCCGCGCTCGGCGGGGCTCTGGAGTTCTACGACTTCATCATCTTCGTGTTCTTCGCGCCGGCGATCGGCCAGCTATTCTTTCCGGCGGCGATGCCGGACTGGCTGCGCCAGGTGCAAACCTTCGGCATCTTCGCCGCGGGCTATCTGGCACGGCCGCTCGGCGGCATCATCATGGCGCATTTCGGCGATCTGTTCGGCCGCAAACGCATGTTCACGCTGAGCGTGCTGCTCATGTCCGTGCCGACGCTAATGATGGGCCTGCTGCCCACCTACACCAGCATCGGCGTGCTGGCGCCGGTCCTGCTGCTGTTGTTCCGCGTCATGCAAGGCGCGGCGGTCGGCGGCGAAGTGCCGGGCGCCTGGGTATTCGTCTCGGAACACGTGCCGCAGCGGCACATCGGCTATGCATGCGGCACGCTGACGGCCGGCCTCACGGCGGGCATCCTGCTCGGTTCGCTGATCGCCTCGGCGGTGAACCGCAACTTCGCGCCGGCGGAAATCTCCGCGTACGCGTGGCGCATTCCGTTCCTGGTGGGCGGCGTGTTCGGCATGTTCTCGGTCTACCTGCGCCGCTGGCTGCATGAGACGCCGGTGTTCGCCGAACTCAAGCAGCGCAAGGCGATTGCCGCCGAAGTGCCGCTCAAGGCCGTGCTGCGCGACCACGGCCGCGCCGTGATCGTCTCGATGCTGCTCACGTGGATGCTCTCTGCCGCGATCGTCGTGGTGATCCTGATGACGCCGACGCTGCTGCAAAAGCAGTTTCATATCGCGCCGGCCACCGCGTTGCTGGCGAACTGCGTGGCGACGCTGTGCCTGACGATCGGCTGCGTGATGGCGGGCTCGATTGCCGGCCGCATTGGCGCGGGGCGCACGATTTTCATCGGCGGCCTGGCGCTGGCCGTGACCTACTACGTGATGTTCCAGCAGCTCGCGCTCGATACCTCGGCACTGGTGCCGCTGTACGCGGTGGCCGGCCTGTTCGTCGGCGTGATCGGCGCGATTCCGTTCGTGATGGTCAAGGCGTTCCCGCCGGTTGTGCGTTTCTCGGGCATCTCGTTCTCGTACAACGTGGCGTATGCGGTTTTCGGCGGCCTCACGCCGGTCGCCGTGTCGCTGATGATGAAGTCCAATCCGATGGCCGCGCCGATGTACGTCGGCGCGATCTGCATTCTCGGGGCATTGACCACGCTGTTCATCAAGGACTCGCCGCAAAAGCGCTGA
- a CDS encoding MFS transporter: MCRMNSSNISHSPALGRVLATVSVGFVVTQLDVTIVNIALPGIGADLRANVAGLQWVVDAYTLAFAVLMLSAGALGDRFGARRLYAAGIVLFALASLACGLALDAAMLVAARALQGVGAAAMLPNSLALLNQSYGHDPRLRARAVGLWTAAGAISIAAGPVAGGLLIAAFGWRSIFLVNLPICAAGFLATLLWIPQPESAPRQGAQPGPGPAAAAPADASPRGIDLTGQCLAVVALTAFVAAVIEWRPLGLGHPFVAGGFLLALIGASAFIAVESRIAAPMLPLSLFRKRSFSVAVLFGICVNLTYYGMVFVLSLYLQRVRGYTPLQAGLAFLPLTGGFLLSNVASGWVVGRFGVRVPMIAGAITAGLGYGLLHCVDAATPLIGLLLPFLLIPSGMGLAVPAMTTAVLASTDAKRAGTASAVLNTARQAGGAVGVAVFGALASGAAAAQIVPGMQAATAMSVAFLMLGGVLSCFVQPQPQPSDSAVRVAGRGRIGESR; the protein is encoded by the coding sequence ATGTGTCGCATGAACTCCTCAAACATCTCCCATTCACCCGCCCTCGGCCGCGTCCTCGCGACGGTCAGCGTCGGCTTCGTCGTCACGCAACTCGACGTCACCATCGTCAACATCGCGCTGCCGGGAATCGGCGCGGATCTCCGTGCGAATGTCGCGGGGCTCCAATGGGTCGTCGACGCCTACACGCTCGCGTTCGCCGTGCTGATGCTGTCCGCCGGCGCGCTCGGCGACCGGTTCGGCGCACGGCGCCTGTACGCGGCCGGCATCGTGCTGTTCGCGCTCGCGTCGCTCGCCTGCGGCCTCGCGCTCGACGCGGCCATGCTGGTTGCGGCCCGCGCCCTGCAAGGGGTGGGCGCGGCCGCCATGCTGCCGAACTCGCTGGCGCTGCTCAATCAGTCATACGGACACGATCCCAGACTGCGGGCCCGCGCGGTCGGACTGTGGACCGCGGCGGGCGCGATTTCGATCGCGGCGGGACCGGTGGCCGGCGGCCTGCTAATCGCGGCGTTCGGCTGGCGCAGCATCTTCCTCGTCAATCTGCCGATTTGCGCCGCCGGCTTTCTGGCCACCTTGCTATGGATTCCGCAACCGGAGAGCGCGCCGCGTCAAGGCGCGCAGCCGGGGCCGGGGCCGGCGGCGGCCGCGCCGGCTGATGCAAGTCCGCGTGGCATCGATCTGACCGGCCAGTGTCTTGCCGTCGTCGCGCTGACCGCCTTCGTCGCCGCGGTGATCGAATGGCGGCCGCTGGGACTCGGTCATCCGTTCGTGGCCGGCGGTTTCCTGCTGGCGCTGATCGGAGCGAGCGCCTTTATCGCCGTGGAATCGCGCATCGCGGCGCCAATGCTGCCGCTCTCGCTCTTTCGCAAGCGCTCCTTCAGCGTGGCGGTGCTGTTCGGCATCTGCGTGAACCTGACCTACTACGGCATGGTGTTCGTGCTGAGCCTGTATTTGCAGCGCGTGCGCGGCTATACGCCATTGCAGGCGGGTCTTGCCTTCCTGCCGTTGACGGGCGGCTTTCTACTGTCGAACGTGGCGAGCGGCTGGGTGGTCGGCCGCTTCGGCGTACGGGTGCCGATGATCGCCGGCGCGATCACCGCCGGTCTCGGCTACGGCCTGCTGCATTGCGTCGACGCCGCCACGCCGCTCATCGGCCTGCTGCTGCCGTTCCTGCTGATTCCGTCGGGCATGGGCCTCGCGGTTCCGGCGATGACCACCGCCGTGCTGGCTTCGACGGATGCGAAACGCGCCGGCACAGCCTCCGCTGTGTTGAATACGGCGCGGCAGGCCGGAGGCGCGGTCGGCGTGGCGGTCTTCGGCGCACTGGCGAGCGGTGCGGCCGCTGCGCAAATCGTCCCGGGCATGCAGGCGGCGACCGCCATGTCAGTCGCTTTCCTTATGCTCGGCGGCGTGCTGAGTTGCTTCGTGCAACCGCAGCCGCAGCCCTCAGACTCCGCGGTTCGCGTTGCCGGTCGCGGACGGATCGGCGAATCGCGCTGA
- a CDS encoding DoxX family protein, with the protein MSRPVDSGVILIARIALAVLFLWGGVMKLLGYAGFVGYLHSKGVPFVQVAAPIAVAVEALGGLLLIVGFKVRPLALIMAAYTVATAVLGHDFWNVTDAALQRDMVIHFWKNIGIAGGFLLLFVTGAGGISIDGARPGGSSLGARSSRGGLGL; encoded by the coding sequence ATGTCGCGTCCCGTCGATTCCGGCGTTATCCTCATCGCGCGTATTGCCCTTGCCGTGCTGTTCCTGTGGGGCGGAGTGATGAAGTTGCTGGGCTATGCGGGCTTTGTCGGCTATCTGCATTCGAAGGGCGTGCCGTTCGTGCAGGTCGCCGCGCCGATCGCGGTCGCAGTCGAGGCGCTCGGCGGTCTGTTGTTGATCGTCGGCTTCAAGGTACGTCCGCTTGCGCTCATCATGGCCGCGTACACGGTAGCGACAGCGGTGCTGGGCCACGATTTCTGGAACGTGACCGACGCCGCCTTGCAACGCGATATGGTGATCCATTTCTGGAAGAACATCGGCATTGCCGGCGGTTTCCTGCTGCTGTTCGTGACCGGCGCGGGCGGGATCAGTATCGACGGTGCACGCCCGGGAGGAAGTTCTCTCGGCGCACGCTCGTCGCGCGGCGGACTTGGACTTTGA